One genomic window of Myxococcus guangdongensis includes the following:
- a CDS encoding GNAT family N-acetyltransferase, giving the protein MHLRNVTDEDLPHFFEHQRDEVALHMAAFPTREREAFMAHWRTKVLIPQNVTRTIVVDEQVAGYISSWEQNGERLIAYWVGREHWGQGIATRALSEFLALEPTRPLHACVASHNVGSIRVLEKCGFRVEPQQNAQHEDGVVELFMTLKA; this is encoded by the coding sequence ATGCACCTGCGCAACGTCACGGACGAAGACCTCCCCCACTTCTTCGAGCACCAACGCGACGAGGTCGCGCTGCACATGGCCGCGTTCCCGACACGGGAGCGCGAGGCCTTCATGGCGCACTGGCGCACGAAGGTCCTGATCCCCCAGAACGTCACCCGAACCATCGTCGTCGACGAGCAGGTCGCCGGATACATCAGCAGTTGGGAGCAGAACGGCGAGCGCCTCATCGCCTATTGGGTCGGCCGTGAGCACTGGGGCCAGGGCATCGCGACCCGCGCGCTGTCGGAGTTCCTCGCGCTGGAGCCCACGCGTCCGCTGCACGCGTGCGTCGCCTCCCACAACGTCGGGTCCATCCGCGTCCTCGAGAAGTGTGGCTTCCGCGTGGAGCCCCAGCAGAACGCGCAGCACGAGGACGGCGTCGTCGAGCTGTTCATGACCCTGAAGGCATAA
- a CDS encoding kelch repeat-containing protein, with amino-acid sequence MVSALLWSACDAPPRNDPPDGPPLQDSRRGARLAGTTGQWSAIRPLLTARGGHTATLLKDGRLLVVGGGSSPFGIEPITGVELFEPDSGRWRALPPLPHARGGHTATLLGNGKVLVIGGTSNEGALARVERYDPHLERWEVLQPLKQQRFLHTATLLPNGKVLVTGGLVSRTQPSLDSVELYDPETQISTVLLSMAFRRFTHTATPLPDGKVLIAAGDPGIQTGLNSAEVFDPATNEWRLTRPLLTARFWHTATALPSGQVLVTGGASADGRIHDESELYDPVTQQWSAAGPLNTARSLHVAVSLPSGMVLVVGGAQTELAPLSSIELYEPDTKRWRILGSMSTARFAHGVTVFPSGRVLVTGGAIRLDGTLATVESFEPGAGNWSTTFPLKTGRYGHTTTLLPSGELLITGGMDVEGNPLASAELHDPATGLWRETARMASARYRHSATLLPSGAVLIAGGATLDEASNHSVALRDVEIYLPALGSWRKVTGLHIGRATHTATLLRDGKVLVTGGAASSTGFARTAELYDPVEDRWSETSSVNAFRGAHTATLLSDGRVLVTGGLSGEGAFLGVSEIYDPGLNRWEAVAPIRPRAGHTATLLPDGQVLLTGGLTETGPLDEVLVYDVSRNTWTASPALLQRRSGHSATLLSSGQVLITGGSGTREPLVSAELYEPASGRWREAPPLSGAREAHTATLLPSGRVLVAGGRDGIPTIGLSKSVEVFDPGLDQFLATGPLTQDRWHHTATLLPDGDVLVVGGQDAGRAPLATVERYASKVGRFAAAPSLREARSRHTATLLVNGTVLVAGGESAQAPLASVEAYDPCTGAWTALPAMNQPRHSHTATLLPGGRVLVAGGQGPAALSSAELYDPQTNRWTPLPRSMNHPRYSHTATLLPGGRVLMLGGRDDTGPLTPSAEVYEPVTHAWLPFTPLSKARYAHTTTLLSGGRLLVAGGWGPDLAPLAHVELYEPATDKWEEKGALSWPRQSHTATLLPGGRVLLMGGNDSSGAFSSAEVYSPDSRRWTPTAPLTEERHGRFTATLLMDGRVLVVGGGLGPRRSP; translated from the coding sequence ATGGTGTCAGCGCTGCTCTGGAGTGCGTGTGATGCCCCGCCGCGCAATGACCCGCCGGACGGGCCTCCACTCCAGGACTCCCGGCGCGGCGCGAGGCTGGCGGGCACGACGGGGCAGTGGAGCGCCATTCGCCCCCTGCTGACGGCGCGAGGCGGCCACACGGCGACCCTGCTGAAGGATGGCCGGCTGCTGGTCGTGGGCGGAGGCTCGTCTCCCTTTGGCATCGAGCCCATCACCGGGGTGGAGCTCTTCGAGCCCGACTCAGGCCGCTGGAGGGCCCTGCCGCCGCTGCCGCACGCCCGGGGTGGCCACACCGCGACCCTGTTGGGCAACGGCAAGGTCCTGGTCATCGGCGGGACGAGCAACGAGGGCGCGCTGGCTCGCGTGGAGCGCTATGACCCCCACCTGGAGCGATGGGAAGTCCTCCAGCCGCTGAAGCAACAGCGCTTCCTCCACACCGCGACGTTGCTCCCCAACGGCAAGGTGCTCGTCACCGGAGGGCTGGTGAGCCGGACGCAGCCCTCGCTGGACAGCGTGGAACTCTATGACCCCGAGACGCAGATCTCGACGGTGCTCCTGTCCATGGCGTTCAGGCGCTTCACGCACACGGCGACCCCGCTGCCCGATGGCAAGGTGCTGATCGCCGCGGGGGATCCGGGAATCCAGACGGGGCTGAACAGCGCCGAGGTGTTCGACCCCGCCACGAATGAATGGCGCCTGACGAGACCGCTGCTCACGGCCCGCTTCTGGCACACCGCCACGGCGCTGCCTTCGGGGCAGGTGCTGGTCACCGGTGGCGCGAGCGCTGATGGACGGATTCACGACGAGTCGGAGCTCTATGATCCGGTCACCCAGCAATGGAGCGCCGCCGGGCCCCTGAACACGGCCCGCAGCCTCCACGTGGCCGTGAGCCTGCCTTCCGGCATGGTGCTGGTCGTCGGGGGCGCGCAGACCGAACTGGCGCCCCTCTCCAGCATCGAACTCTACGAGCCGGACACGAAGCGCTGGCGCATCCTGGGCTCGATGAGCACGGCTCGTTTCGCCCACGGCGTGACGGTGTTCCCCTCGGGCCGGGTGCTGGTCACCGGCGGCGCGATCCGACTGGACGGCACGCTCGCCACCGTGGAGTCCTTCGAGCCCGGCGCCGGGAACTGGAGCACGACCTTCCCCTTGAAGACGGGGCGCTATGGGCACACGACCACGCTGCTGCCTTCCGGGGAGCTGCTGATCACGGGCGGGATGGATGTCGAAGGAAACCCGCTCGCCAGCGCGGAGCTTCATGACCCGGCCACCGGGCTCTGGCGAGAGACGGCGCGCATGGCCAGCGCACGCTACCGACACTCCGCCACGCTCCTCCCCTCGGGCGCGGTCCTGATCGCGGGTGGCGCGACCCTCGATGAGGCCTCGAACCACTCCGTCGCCCTCCGCGACGTGGAGATCTATCTCCCGGCTCTCGGCTCGTGGCGGAAGGTCACGGGGCTGCACATCGGCCGCGCCACGCATACCGCGACCCTCTTGCGCGACGGCAAGGTGCTGGTGACCGGCGGCGCGGCGAGCTCCACGGGCTTCGCCCGGACCGCGGAGCTCTACGACCCGGTCGAGGACCGTTGGTCGGAGACCTCGAGCGTGAACGCGTTTCGCGGCGCTCACACGGCGACGCTGCTGTCCGACGGACGGGTGCTCGTCACGGGCGGGCTCAGCGGAGAAGGCGCCTTCCTGGGTGTCTCGGAAATCTATGACCCGGGCCTGAACCGGTGGGAGGCGGTGGCACCCATTCGCCCCCGTGCGGGACATACGGCGACGCTGCTGCCGGATGGGCAGGTCCTGCTCACCGGCGGACTGACCGAGACCGGTCCCCTCGACGAAGTCCTCGTCTATGACGTGTCCAGGAACACCTGGACCGCGAGCCCCGCGCTCCTCCAGAGGCGCTCAGGACACTCCGCCACCCTGTTGTCGTCAGGCCAGGTGCTCATCACCGGTGGCTCGGGAACACGCGAGCCCCTGGTCAGCGCGGAGCTCTATGAGCCTGCCTCGGGGAGGTGGCGCGAGGCTCCGCCTCTTTCCGGAGCCCGTGAGGCGCATACGGCGACGCTGCTGCCCAGCGGCAGGGTGCTCGTGGCTGGCGGACGGGATGGGATTCCCACCATCGGTCTCTCCAAGAGCGTGGAGGTGTTCGATCCAGGCCTGGACCAGTTCCTCGCCACCGGTCCGCTGACCCAGGACCGCTGGCACCATACGGCGACGCTGCTGCCCGACGGTGACGTCCTCGTGGTGGGAGGCCAGGACGCGGGTCGGGCACCGCTCGCCACCGTGGAGCGCTATGCCTCAAAGGTCGGCCGTTTCGCCGCGGCGCCTTCGCTGCGAGAAGCGCGCAGCCGTCACACCGCGACCCTGTTGGTGAACGGAACGGTGCTCGTCGCGGGAGGCGAGTCCGCCCAGGCCCCGCTCGCCAGCGTGGAGGCCTACGATCCGTGCACCGGCGCGTGGACGGCGCTCCCCGCGATGAACCAGCCCCGGCATTCCCATACCGCCACGCTGCTTCCGGGGGGGCGGGTATTGGTCGCGGGGGGGCAAGGCCCAGCGGCCCTGTCGAGCGCGGAGCTCTACGACCCCCAGACGAACCGATGGACGCCCCTTCCACGGTCGATGAACCACCCCCGGTACTCCCACACGGCCACGCTGCTTCCCGGGGGGCGCGTGCTCATGCTGGGCGGGCGTGATGACACGGGCCCTCTCACCCCCTCCGCGGAGGTCTATGAGCCGGTCACGCACGCGTGGCTCCCGTTCACGCCGCTGAGCAAGGCGCGGTACGCACACACCACCACGTTGCTCTCCGGCGGGAGGCTGCTGGTCGCTGGCGGGTGGGGTCCGGACCTGGCGCCCCTGGCCCACGTGGAGCTGTACGAGCCCGCGACCGACAAGTGGGAAGAGAAGGGGGCCCTGTCCTGGCCGCGGCAATCCCATACAGCGACGCTGCTGCCAGGAGGGAGGGTCCTCCTGATGGGAGGAAACGATTCGAGTGGTGCCTTCTCCAGCGCGGAGGTGTACTCCCCGGACTCCCGCCGTTGGACGCCCACCGCGCCATTGACCGAGGAGCGACATGGTCGCTTCACGGCGACGCTCTTGATGGACGGGCGGGTGCTCGTCGTCGGGGGGGGGCTCGGCCCGCGCCGAAGTCCATGA
- a CDS encoding thrombospondin type 3 repeat-containing protein: MTPSRVTAMRGEALVIGGEGLYGISEASGGGPQSSNANHPMVGLIPVEGGTLTLLAPVQTAAEAHLAVKLPLTLRPGHYRLCVTANAIHGGAMLWVQGLEPTAPQLSAPGDFATVSRPLFEGTAEARSQVTVWLEDKTQDLGTTTADDHGWWSLSSEKELAEGTHRVFSVALGEAGDLSADSPVHAFTVDTLAPEAPRILEPRGHVSTLRPTLGGTAEPGSLVKVWLDDAEASAGSVQTDSEGNWRLTLSVEMGTGPHRIKVRAEDLAGNDSDVSENHAFVIQLSHYGLSCATAPAFPCLGVLGLLALLLRGPRHGGSRRARPTSDRAPRQPLTRVLLLTSGLIAALVPRSSLGQVVADGFDNPSRINRSASAGHALVSGTLRSFGGVDLGTGADGACKRDEGELSLSDDSCVGRQHPDAVIHPVKGFVGANQGRISLSGTPNGLSVGDEVLIINLHGAVDTSSSVGLYETRRIAAITGTTLHLDANLLHAYDGTRDIVVVQRVPNYSSVTLDGNARLSAGAHDGNRSGVLFLRVHETLKVSSAGAIDMSERGYRGGAGAPAGGGGGLRGDGPDSRHADKGRATQSMGAGGGGDANRCLAGQGGGGGGYGGRGEQGGAEWRECEQRNTWYYGKVRAEGGELFGREDLSKLFLGPGGGSGGIDGDNPDPGGAGGAGGGIIAIAAQVVEVDGSIHVAGADGSTGIRETGGGGGGAGGSILIQAHAMDLGNQRVTSLGGQGGSSQYFPENRGGAGGLGRIALRAHSTTGTTVPGAHTQSLAYVPALVTSTNLLEGTQSQGSINFFDFSVSSLPSGTDVSVQFSQDGVQWYDVHHQPHQWTSLPRGLEQRLSLESLGWSGASFYYRLRLTPTENRTPVVDQVAVVYCRDGVGNVCTLDTDEDGVLDDVDNCRWVANPGQRDTDGDALGDVCDDDDDNDSVKDTQDNCPLKPNPEQRDQDRDGLGDTCDDDLDGDGLTNDTEGRVGTDPRRTDTDGDGISDTLELGDPLAPYDTDGDGRLDALDDDSDGDGVSDAEERGPAPASPRDTDGDLVPDYRDTDSDDDGVGDGTDNCRLIENAAQSDLDEDGPGDACDSDMDGDGLENATELEVGTDPLAADSDGDTLRDDLELAPGARGRDTDGDGVQDARDPDSDDDGVPDQVENTGALPGQLLDSDRDGLPDFRDTDSDNDGAEDRIDNCRLTRNPSQADLDRDGVGDGCDSDADGDGLSNDLETRWSLDWMHGDSDGDGISDAEEFGAGAVTPRDTDADGEIDALDEDSDGDGVLDDEERGLSSSSVDTDQDGHPDVIDRDSDGDGHDDGQDNCRLTFAIDLRDLDEDGQGDACDPDVDDDAVLNERDNCARVSNPDQLDLDDDTLGDACDADVDGDGVADVVDNCPRLSNAGQDDVDQNGLGDACHPVDDLQIGGGGFACSMGAGGAAFLGPLGLLLLLRPGRAGRHGGAAAVDGKCPPCRKSSWRPTPRRATPTPCAPWACGCVSWGTRSRWPSPRRRSRSPTSGPSPCAWRRRCPRPSNATASGSSVSGPRPPCSGMAPASPTPAASTSWPWRSVCSPRG; encoded by the coding sequence GTGACGCCCTCCCGTGTGACCGCCATGCGGGGCGAAGCGCTCGTCATCGGAGGCGAAGGGCTGTACGGCATCTCGGAGGCGAGTGGGGGAGGCCCGCAGTCCTCCAACGCCAATCATCCGATGGTCGGCTTGATTCCCGTGGAGGGCGGGACGCTCACCCTGCTCGCGCCCGTCCAGACGGCGGCGGAGGCACACCTGGCCGTCAAGCTCCCGCTGACGCTGCGCCCGGGGCACTACCGCCTGTGCGTCACGGCCAATGCCATCCACGGTGGCGCCATGTTGTGGGTGCAAGGGCTGGAACCCACCGCGCCCCAGCTCTCCGCTCCCGGGGATTTCGCCACCGTCAGTCGCCCCCTGTTCGAAGGAACGGCCGAGGCCAGGAGTCAGGTGACCGTCTGGCTGGAGGACAAGACGCAGGACCTGGGAACCACCACCGCGGATGACCACGGCTGGTGGTCCCTGTCCTCCGAAAAGGAGCTGGCCGAGGGGACGCACCGGGTGTTCTCCGTGGCACTCGGAGAGGCTGGCGACCTCAGCGCCGACAGCCCGGTGCATGCCTTCACGGTCGATACCCTGGCACCGGAGGCGCCGCGGATCCTCGAGCCACGCGGCCATGTGAGCACCCTTCGACCGACCCTGGGAGGCACCGCCGAGCCGGGAAGCCTGGTGAAGGTATGGCTGGATGACGCGGAGGCCTCGGCGGGGTCCGTCCAGACGGATTCAGAAGGGAACTGGCGGTTGACCCTGTCCGTGGAGATGGGAACCGGACCCCACCGCATCAAGGTGCGGGCGGAGGACCTCGCCGGAAACGACAGTGACGTCTCCGAGAACCACGCCTTCGTCATCCAGTTGAGCCATTACGGCTTGAGCTGCGCCACGGCTCCAGCCTTTCCCTGCCTCGGCGTCCTCGGACTGTTGGCGCTCCTGCTTCGAGGACCGCGGCACGGAGGCTCGCGACGGGCTCGTCCCACCTCTGACCGCGCTCCGAGACAGCCCCTCACGAGGGTCCTCCTCCTCACGTCCGGGCTCATCGCGGCCCTCGTGCCCCGGAGCAGTCTGGGACAGGTGGTCGCCGACGGCTTCGACAACCCGAGCCGCATCAACCGGAGCGCCTCTGCTGGGCATGCGCTGGTGAGCGGGACGCTGCGCTCCTTCGGTGGTGTCGACCTGGGCACCGGGGCCGACGGCGCTTGCAAACGGGATGAGGGGGAGCTCAGTCTCTCGGACGACTCGTGCGTCGGGCGCCAGCATCCCGACGCGGTCATCCACCCGGTGAAGGGCTTCGTCGGCGCGAACCAGGGCCGGATCTCCTTGTCGGGCACGCCGAACGGGCTCTCCGTGGGTGACGAGGTCCTCATCATCAATCTCCACGGCGCGGTCGACACGAGCTCGAGCGTGGGGCTCTACGAGACGCGTCGCATCGCCGCCATCACCGGCACCACCCTCCACCTCGACGCGAACCTGCTCCATGCCTACGACGGCACGCGAGACATCGTCGTGGTTCAGCGGGTGCCCAACTACTCGTCGGTCACCTTGGACGGCAACGCCAGACTCTCGGCGGGGGCCCATGATGGGAACCGCAGCGGGGTGCTCTTCCTCCGGGTGCATGAGACCCTGAAGGTCTCTTCCGCCGGGGCCATCGACATGAGCGAACGAGGCTACCGTGGCGGCGCGGGGGCTCCGGCAGGGGGCGGAGGTGGCTTGCGTGGCGACGGCCCCGACTCCCGACATGCCGACAAGGGCAGGGCGACCCAGTCCATGGGCGCTGGCGGCGGTGGCGATGCCAATCGCTGTCTCGCGGGTCAAGGAGGCGGGGGTGGCGGTTATGGAGGCCGGGGCGAGCAGGGCGGGGCGGAGTGGCGTGAGTGCGAGCAGCGCAACACCTGGTACTACGGCAAGGTCCGAGCCGAGGGAGGGGAGCTGTTTGGTCGCGAAGACCTCTCGAAGCTCTTTCTCGGCCCCGGCGGAGGAAGCGGGGGCATCGACGGCGACAACCCGGACCCGGGGGGAGCGGGCGGCGCAGGCGGCGGTATCATCGCCATCGCCGCGCAGGTCGTGGAGGTGGATGGGAGCATTCACGTGGCAGGCGCCGACGGCTCCACGGGGATCCGCGAAACAGGAGGAGGCGGCGGCGGCGCTGGTGGCTCCATCTTGATTCAAGCCCATGCGATGGATTTGGGGAATCAACGCGTCACCTCCTTGGGTGGGCAGGGGGGCTCCTCGCAGTACTTCCCGGAAAACCGAGGAGGAGCGGGCGGCCTCGGGCGTATCGCGCTGCGCGCTCATTCAACGACAGGCACCACCGTCCCCGGAGCTCACACCCAATCGCTCGCCTACGTCCCGGCCCTGGTGACGTCCACCAACCTGTTGGAAGGAACCCAATCCCAAGGCAGCATCAACTTCTTCGACTTCAGCGTGAGCTCGCTCCCCTCGGGCACGGACGTCTCCGTCCAGTTCAGCCAGGACGGGGTGCAGTGGTACGACGTGCACCATCAACCCCATCAATGGACGTCGCTCCCTCGTGGGCTGGAGCAGCGCCTTTCACTCGAGTCGCTCGGATGGTCAGGGGCGTCGTTCTACTACCGCCTGAGGTTGACGCCGACGGAGAACCGGACGCCCGTGGTGGACCAGGTGGCGGTGGTCTATTGCCGCGACGGCGTCGGCAATGTCTGCACGCTGGATACGGACGAGGATGGGGTCCTCGACGATGTCGACAACTGCCGGTGGGTCGCCAATCCGGGACAAAGAGACACGGACGGCGATGCCCTGGGAGATGTCTGTGATGATGACGACGACAATGATTCGGTGAAGGACACCCAGGACAATTGTCCGCTGAAGCCCAACCCGGAGCAGCGGGACCAGGACAGGGACGGGCTCGGCGACACCTGCGATGATGACCTCGACGGGGACGGCCTGACGAACGACACGGAGGGCCGGGTGGGAACGGATCCACGCCGCACGGATACGGACGGCGACGGCATCTCCGACACCCTCGAGTTGGGTGACCCCCTGGCGCCCTACGACACGGACGGCGATGGTCGCCTCGACGCGCTGGATGACGACTCCGATGGAGATGGGGTGTCGGACGCGGAGGAGAGGGGGCCGGCTCCGGCATCTCCCAGGGACACCGATGGTGACCTCGTCCCGGACTACCGGGACACCGACAGCGACGACGATGGCGTGGGGGACGGCACCGACAACTGCCGCCTCATCGAGAACGCGGCGCAGTCCGACCTGGACGAGGACGGGCCGGGTGATGCTTGTGACTCCGACATGGACGGGGACGGCCTCGAGAACGCGACGGAGCTGGAGGTGGGGACGGATCCTCTCGCGGCGGACTCGGATGGAGACACCCTCCGGGATGACCTCGAGCTGGCCCCTGGCGCTCGCGGCCGCGATACGGACGGGGACGGGGTCCAGGATGCGCGCGACCCCGACTCCGACGATGATGGCGTGCCCGACCAGGTGGAGAACACAGGCGCGCTCCCAGGCCAGTTGTTGGACTCCGACAGGGATGGGTTGCCTGACTTCAGGGACACGGACAGCGACAACGACGGCGCGGAGGATCGCATCGACAACTGCCGGCTCACGAGGAATCCCAGCCAGGCGGACCTGGACCGGGATGGTGTCGGTGATGGATGTGATTCGGATGCCGACGGCGATGGGCTGAGCAATGACCTCGAGACACGGTGGTCCCTCGACTGGATGCACGGGGACTCGGATGGCGATGGCATCTCGGATGCGGAGGAGTTCGGGGCGGGCGCCGTGACGCCTCGTGACACCGACGCAGACGGGGAGATCGACGCCCTGGATGAGGACTCCGACGGGGATGGCGTCCTGGACGACGAGGAGCGAGGTCTCTCCAGCTCTTCGGTGGACACGGACCAGGATGGCCACCCAGACGTCATCGATAGGGACTCGGACGGAGATGGGCACGATGATGGCCAGGACAACTGTCGGCTGACGTTTGCCATCGACCTGCGGGACCTGGATGAGGATGGTCAGGGCGATGCCTGCGACCCCGATGTCGACGACGACGCCGTGCTGAACGAGCGCGACAACTGCGCCCGGGTCTCGAACCCCGACCAGCTCGACCTGGACGACGACACGTTGGGAGACGCGTGCGACGCGGATGTCGATGGGGATGGCGTCGCCGATGTGGTGGACAACTGCCCGCGGCTCTCCAACGCGGGGCAGGACGATGTCGACCAGAATGGGCTCGGTGATGCGTGCCACCCCGTCGACGATCTCCAGATAGGCGGAGGCGGGTTTGCCTGCTCGATGGGCGCGGGCGGCGCGGCCTTCCTCGGTCCCCTGGGACTCCTGCTGCTGCTGCGCCCGGGGAGGGCGGGGCGCCACGGAGGCGCCGCCGCGGTTGATGGTAAGTGTCCCCCATGTCGAAAATCCTCATGGCGGCCCACCCCACGGCGGGCCACACCAACGCCCTGCGCGCCATGGGCGTGCGGCTGCGTGAGCTGGGGCACGAGGTCTCGATGGCCCTCGCCGCGCCGCCGCTCCCGGTCTCCAACCTCTGGCCCGAGCCCCTGCGCGTGGCGACGACGCTGCCCCAGGCCATCCAACGCGACGGCCTCCGGCTCATCCGTCTCCGGCCCGCGCCCTCCATGCTCTGGTATGGCGCCCGCATCCCCCACGCCCGCGGCGTCGACGAGCTGGCCCTGGCGCTCCGTCTGTTCACCGCGGGGATGA
- a CDS encoding glycosyltransferase, with protein MLWYGARIPHARGVDELALALRLFTAGMKSQARHLAREIEASSIDVVVGDYLMPAALLAARLTKRPYAALYHSALPFPVEGASPFGSGLPDDAPRDETWARAEQATQALGQWFDARVARDSRALGVHLRPGGLLSAPISDDLNLLATIPELEPGLKPLTGPVEMTGPCLPRVRDADQDDPVLRALQPERRYVYVSLGTVFNGQPRVFDAILDGLARHDVHTVVSAGASFGRLERRAGPRTLVFRQVPQVPLLRRVDFVVTHGGNNTVQESLAAGRPMVVIPFGGDQLANACRVERLGVGRAVLPSSLEATSVASALSRLLEPSVRTRARALAASLEGVDGTERAVQAVLRLVK; from the coding sequence ATGCTCTGGTATGGCGCCCGCATCCCCCACGCCCGCGGCGTCGACGAGCTGGCCCTGGCGCTCCGTCTGTTCACCGCGGGGATGAAGTCCCAGGCCCGCCACCTCGCCCGTGAAATCGAGGCGTCCAGCATCGACGTGGTGGTCGGCGACTACCTCATGCCCGCCGCGCTGCTCGCGGCCCGTCTGACGAAGCGGCCCTACGCGGCGCTCTACCACTCGGCGCTGCCGTTCCCCGTGGAGGGGGCGTCTCCCTTCGGCAGCGGCCTTCCCGACGACGCGCCTCGCGACGAGACATGGGCGCGCGCGGAGCAGGCCACCCAGGCGCTGGGCCAGTGGTTCGATGCGCGCGTCGCCAGGGACTCGCGCGCCCTGGGCGTGCACCTGCGTCCGGGCGGGCTGCTCTCCGCGCCCATCTCCGACGACCTCAACCTGCTGGCCACGATTCCGGAGCTGGAGCCCGGCCTGAAGCCCCTCACGGGCCCGGTGGAGATGACCGGCCCCTGTCTTCCCCGCGTGCGCGACGCGGACCAGGACGACCCCGTGCTGCGCGCCCTCCAGCCGGAGCGCCGCTACGTGTACGTGTCGCTGGGGACGGTGTTCAACGGCCAGCCCCGCGTGTTCGACGCCATCCTCGACGGCCTGGCGCGACATGACGTCCACACCGTCGTCAGCGCGGGCGCCAGCTTCGGACGGTTGGAGCGACGCGCGGGCCCTCGCACGCTCGTGTTCCGTCAGGTGCCCCAGGTGCCCCTGCTGCGGCGCGTGGACTTCGTGGTGACGCATGGCGGGAACAACACCGTGCAGGAGTCACTCGCCGCGGGTCGCCCCATGGTGGTGATTCCTTTCGGTGGAGATCAGCTCGCGAACGCGTGTCGCGTGGAGCGGCTCGGTGTGGGGCGCGCGGTGCTGCCTTCCTCGCTGGAGGCCACCTCGGTCGCCAGCGCGCTCTCCCGGCTCCTGGAGCCCTCCGTCAGGACCCGGGCCCGCGCGCTCGCCGCCTCGCTGGAGGGCGTGGACGGAACAGAGCGCGCGGTCCAGGCGGTGCTGCGCCTGGTGAAGTGA
- a CDS encoding NADPH-dependent F420 reductase has protein sequence MKIGIIGAGNIGATLARKWVKLGHEVSLANSRGPESLRELAKEIGAKAVTAEQAARSGEVVVFTIPQRAVLDVQKSLFEGVPADVVVIDTGNYYPTRDGSIPALEAGQTESVWVSERLGRPVVKAFNNIYSHSLAEKSQPPGTPGRIALPVAGAAEAKAKVLRLIDALGFDPVDAGDLEGSWRQQPGTPCYTQDLDAPKLKAALAASDRSRIPEYRKAADDAAKPYFIAQGPRKP, from the coding sequence ATGAAGATTGGCATCATTGGTGCGGGCAACATCGGCGCAACGCTGGCGCGCAAGTGGGTGAAGCTGGGGCACGAGGTCTCCCTGGCGAACTCGCGTGGACCGGAGTCGCTCCGGGAGCTCGCGAAGGAGATCGGCGCCAAGGCCGTCACGGCGGAGCAGGCGGCGAGAAGTGGCGAGGTCGTGGTCTTCACCATCCCCCAGCGCGCGGTGCTGGACGTACAGAAGAGCCTCTTCGAGGGCGTGCCCGCCGACGTGGTCGTCATCGACACCGGCAACTACTACCCGACCCGAGACGGCTCCATCCCCGCGCTCGAGGCAGGCCAGACGGAGAGCGTCTGGGTCAGCGAGCGGCTCGGCAGGCCGGTGGTCAAGGCCTTCAACAACATCTACTCCCATTCCCTCGCGGAGAAGAGCCAGCCCCCAGGCACGCCGGGCCGCATCGCGCTCCCCGTCGCGGGCGCGGCCGAGGCCAAGGCCAAGGTCCTGCGTCTCATCGACGCGCTCGGCTTCGACCCGGTCGACGCGGGAGACCTCGAGGGCTCCTGGCGTCAGCAGCCAGGCACGCCCTGCTACACCCAGGATCTCGACGCGCCGAAGCTGAAGGCCGCCCTCGCCGCCTCGGACCGGAGCCGCATCCCCGAGTATCGCAAGGCCGCGGATGACGCGGCGAAGCCCTACTTCATCGCGCAGGGCCCGCGAAAGCCGTAG
- a CDS encoding methylglyoxal synthase, whose translation MPFCIALIAHDTKKDDMVALATEYRAFLSTCTVIATGTTGGRLSDELGLKVDRKHSGPFGGDLQIGALLVEGRVDCVIFLRDRMTPQPHEPDINALVRACDVYDTPCATNVASARLLLSQLQQRATDKQRAHH comes from the coding sequence ATGCCGTTTTGCATCGCGCTGATTGCTCACGATACGAAGAAGGACGACATGGTTGCCCTGGCCACTGAGTACAGGGCCTTCCTCTCGACATGCACGGTCATCGCCACCGGCACCACCGGCGGTCGCCTGTCCGATGAGCTGGGACTGAAGGTGGACCGGAAGCACTCCGGTCCTTTCGGTGGCGACCTGCAGATCGGCGCGCTGCTGGTGGAAGGCAGGGTCGACTGCGTCATCTTCCTGCGCGACCGGATGACGCCGCAGCCGCACGAACCGGATATCAACGCCCTGGTCCGCGCCTGCGACGTCTACGATACGCCGTGCGCGACCAACGTGGCGTCCGCGCGTCTGTTGTTGTCACAGCTCCAGCAACGCGCGACCGACAAGCAACGCGCTCATCACTGA
- a CDS encoding DUF3592 domain-containing protein — protein MNKTALYVAIGCVVVLGGIMVTAIVLNEQEAAQVRTDGVRVSATVLETSSNKTGWSSRTGDKISYCVRLAFKTQKGEEAKGTNCNLSQETWAALKQGDTVDAVYIPGTLYAIEGEHTAEVSLWSQVAP, from the coding sequence ATGAACAAGACCGCCCTCTACGTCGCGATTGGCTGTGTCGTCGTGCTCGGTGGCATCATGGTCACAGCCATCGTCCTCAATGAGCAGGAGGCCGCGCAGGTCCGCACCGACGGCGTGCGCGTCTCCGCCACCGTGCTCGAGACCTCCTCCAACAAGACGGGCTGGAGCAGCCGCACGGGCGACAAGATCTCCTACTGCGTGCGGCTCGCCTTCAAGACCCAGAAGGGCGAAGAGGCCAAGGGGACCAACTGCAACCTGTCCCAGGAGACCTGGGCCGCCCTGAAGCAAGGCGACACGGTGGACGCCGTGTACATCCCTGGCACCCTCTACGCCATCGAGGGCGAGCACACGGCCGAAGTGAGCCTGTGGTCCCAGGTCGCGCCGTAA